In Pseudoalteromonas carrageenovora IAM 12662, the following proteins share a genomic window:
- a CDS encoding MFS transporter, whose amino-acid sequence MTASSLNSREKRAAVSLASVFAFRMLGLFMLMPVLAIYGQSLDGFSPMWIGFAIGAYGLTQAVLQIPMGRLSDKIGRKKVIVGGLVVFALGSVIAALAESIQMVTVGRALQGMGAIASALLAFASDLSRDEQRPKVMAVIGMSIGMSFAFAMLLGPIVAASWGVAGVFWLTAILAVFGIGIILFLVPNAVNKAPKGDTLASFSDIKKLIKHPQLSRLNAGVLLLHLTLTTIFVVLPSQLIKDGLVANHHWYLYIPVLLLAFILMVPIMIVAIKKEKEKQAFIGSVALLSISMLAMSIWVNSVVGIAICMLLYFVAFNFLEATMPALVSRIAPASQKGSAMGGYSSSQFLGAFLGGILGGYVAQTTSTQAVFAAAALVGLIWLIIAWKMQVPPKSKVISLMTNLSSEEQAQALASQLVALPGVIEATVVRDESRSYLKINDKEFDLDQARKVAGLI is encoded by the coding sequence ATGACCGCATCTTCACTTAATTCACGAGAAAAACGCGCCGCTGTATCGCTGGCGAGTGTGTTTGCATTTAGAATGCTCGGCTTGTTTATGCTGATGCCTGTATTGGCTATTTATGGCCAATCGCTTGATGGTTTTTCGCCTATGTGGATAGGTTTTGCAATTGGCGCTTATGGTTTAACCCAAGCAGTACTGCAAATACCTATGGGGCGTTTGTCTGATAAAATTGGCCGTAAAAAAGTAATTGTTGGTGGCTTAGTTGTGTTTGCGCTGGGTTCTGTTATTGCTGCACTTGCCGAATCTATTCAAATGGTTACTGTTGGCCGAGCGCTGCAAGGTATGGGAGCAATAGCCAGTGCATTACTTGCTTTTGCCAGCGACTTAAGCCGCGACGAACAACGCCCTAAAGTAATGGCTGTGATTGGTATGAGCATAGGCATGAGCTTTGCCTTTGCGATGTTATTAGGCCCAATTGTTGCAGCGTCGTGGGGTGTGGCAGGCGTATTCTGGTTAACAGCAATACTCGCTGTGTTTGGTATTGGTATTATTTTATTTTTAGTGCCCAATGCCGTAAATAAAGCCCCCAAAGGTGATACTTTGGCAAGCTTTAGCGACATTAAAAAACTTATTAAGCATCCACAGTTATCGCGTTTAAATGCAGGTGTGTTGCTGCTACATTTAACGCTAACTACTATTTTTGTGGTACTGCCGAGTCAGCTAATAAAAGATGGCTTAGTGGCAAATCACCACTGGTATTTATATATTCCGGTACTGCTATTAGCGTTTATTTTAATGGTCCCAATTATGATTGTTGCCATTAAAAAAGAAAAAGAAAAACAAGCGTTTATTGGCTCAGTAGCCCTGCTTTCTATTAGTATGCTTGCTATGTCTATTTGGGTAAATAGTGTGGTCGGTATTGCCATTTGTATGTTGCTTTATTTTGTAGCTTTTAATTTTTTAGAAGCCACTATGCCTGCGCTTGTATCGCGAATTGCCCCAGCTAGCCAAAAAGGTTCGGCGATGGGCGGGTATTCGTCTAGCCAGTTTTTAGGGGCTTTTTTAGGTGGTATTTTAGGTGGCTACGTAGCACAAACAACAAGTACGCAAGCTGTGTTTGCGGCAGCGGCACTTGTTGGGTTAATATGGCTTATTATTGCGTGGAAAATGCAAGTCCCACCGAAAAGTAAAGTTATTAGTTTAATGACCAATTTAAGTTCTGAAGAGCAAGCCCAAGCACTTGCTTCTCAGCTAGTTGCTTTACCTGGCGTAATAGAAGCAACAGTAGTACGCGACGAAAGCCGCAGCTATTTAAAGATTAATGATAAAGAATTTGACCTAGACCAAGCACGTAAAGTAGCTGGTTTAATCTAA
- the ssb gene encoding single-stranded DNA-binding protein translates to MARGVNKVILVGNLGQDPEVRYMPNGNGVANITLATSDSYKDKNTGQMVDKTEWHRVVFFGKLAEIVGEYCRKGSQIYVEGKLQTRKWTDQQGQEKYTTEIVVDGFTGQMQMLGARGGDQQGGGYQGNQGGQQGGGYQNNQQGGGYGQNNQGQNSQQGGYAPQQQAAPAQRPAAAAPAPQQNNQYQQPNSGFAPGQNSAPQQQGGFAPKPQNAPQGGASNPMEPTIDFDDDIPF, encoded by the coding sequence ATGGCACGCGGTGTGAACAAAGTAATTTTGGTTGGTAATTTAGGACAAGATCCTGAAGTTCGTTACATGCCTAATGGCAATGGTGTAGCAAATATTACCTTAGCAACGTCAGACAGCTATAAAGATAAAAACACTGGCCAAATGGTTGATAAAACTGAATGGCACCGTGTAGTATTTTTTGGCAAACTAGCTGAAATTGTTGGTGAATACTGCCGTAAAGGTTCACAAATTTACGTAGAAGGTAAACTTCAAACACGTAAATGGACTGATCAGCAAGGCCAAGAAAAATACACAACTGAAATTGTTGTTGATGGCTTTACAGGTCAAATGCAAATGCTAGGCGCTCGCGGTGGCGATCAGCAAGGTGGTGGCTATCAAGGTAATCAAGGCGGCCAACAAGGTGGCGGTTACCAAAATAATCAGCAAGGCGGTGGCTATGGTCAAAACAACCAAGGTCAAAACAGCCAGCAAGGTGGATACGCACCACAGCAACAAGCTGCGCCAGCACAGCGTCCAGCTGCAGCAGCGCCTGCACCACAGCAAAATAACCAATATCAGCAGCCAAATAGCGGTTTTGCTCCTGGGCAAAATAGCGCACCACAGCAGCAAGGTGGTTTTGCACCTAAGCCGCAAAATGCCCCACAAGGCGGCGCATCAAACCCAATGGAACCAACTATAGATTTTGATGACGATATTCCATTTTAG